One segment of Candidatus Nitrospira nitrosa DNA contains the following:
- a CDS encoding response regulator transcription factor: MSLVQKWERCMEQSDKERRPIRVLIIDRSILTLQGIKDFFSRSHHIEIIGMAGTRQEALHAIHAEQPDLVLVEAQVGQDSGIELCKTIRQLHPQVRVLFFTTQDDKDVLRAAIMAGAHGYLLKSATAESITKSLEIVASGGAIMDQHLTEQVIQWLRDGRTSGHEQWKKTCSSEERHLLSLVASGKTNKEIGQELNVAHTVIASRLQKIYKRLRISRRSEAARYYVDLEQKRQNGPGPFCSE, from the coding sequence ATGAGTCTCGTGCAGAAGTGGGAGCGTTGTATGGAGCAATCAGACAAAGAGCGGCGGCCGATTCGTGTGCTCATCATTGATCGTTCCATCCTGACACTTCAGGGAATCAAAGACTTTTTCTCCAGAAGCCATCATATCGAAATCATTGGTATGGCCGGGACTCGACAGGAGGCACTCCACGCCATTCATGCCGAACAACCCGACCTGGTCTTGGTGGAGGCTCAAGTGGGACAGGACAGCGGGATCGAGCTCTGTAAAACCATTCGGCAGCTTCATCCTCAGGTAAGAGTTCTCTTCTTTACCACGCAGGATGATAAGGACGTCTTGCGTGCCGCGATTATGGCTGGAGCGCATGGATACCTGCTGAAGAGTGCGACAGCCGAATCGATAACGAAGAGTCTTGAGATTGTGGCGAGTGGAGGGGCCATCATGGATCAGCACTTAACCGAGCAAGTGATCCAGTGGCTCCGTGATGGCCGTACGTCAGGGCATGAGCAATGGAAAAAGACCTGCTCAAGTGAAGAACGACACTTGCTTTCTTTAGTGGCCTCCGGGAAGACCAACAAAGAAATCGGACAGGAGCTGAATGTCGCGCATACGGTGATTGCTTCTCGTCTACAGAAGATCTACAAGCGTCTCAGAATTTCCAGGCGCTCTGAAGCGGCTCGGTATTACGTCGATCTCGAACAGAAGAGGCAGAATGGACCGGGCCCCTTTTGCAGCGAGTGA
- a CDS encoding DUF481 domain-containing protein, with product MRPSIVMFGLIVVWCLTTMEHVAFSADDAALVSQVEPAFDVVTLKDGSVIHGEVIEMTGGLLVIKSVLAADFIKVKWSEVTKLAVSHPIPFHLKDGTVLNGTVEEGDPGMMKVKAGPTGGTMTVPMDAVTQVNPVIQSPVIYTGSLNAGYSQSTGNSHLRNVSVLGDLVARSEQLRLTLLGRYVYGDNHGSLQVRNGRGTIKLDFFITKRLFWYASAYVENDFLQNLKLRTAISSGPGYQFIERGDFNGIFKDMTFYAEAGPTYFNEDYRNNSLTGDRASFRARVAMKWDWPLFDGRVTLYHYNEIFPSVQNASDFFFTMDNGVRMKIIAGLASGFQVTTRYNNRPPAGTSDTDNLYLFTLGYAFDTTRKR from the coding sequence ATGAGGCCATCGATAGTCATGTTTGGGTTGATCGTGGTGTGGTGTCTGACAACGATGGAGCACGTTGCCTTTTCTGCCGATGACGCCGCGCTCGTGTCACAGGTCGAACCGGCTTTCGATGTGGTTACCCTGAAAGACGGCAGTGTGATACACGGCGAAGTGATCGAAATGACCGGTGGGCTCTTGGTGATCAAAAGCGTTCTGGCTGCAGACTTCATCAAGGTCAAGTGGTCTGAGGTGACTAAGCTGGCTGTCTCACATCCAATTCCCTTTCATCTAAAGGATGGGACCGTTCTTAACGGGACGGTGGAAGAAGGGGACCCGGGGATGATGAAGGTGAAGGCGGGCCCAACCGGCGGTACCATGACGGTCCCGATGGATGCGGTGACTCAGGTCAATCCGGTCATCCAATCTCCGGTCATTTACACCGGGAGTCTCAATGCCGGCTACTCACAATCCACGGGAAACAGCCATCTGCGGAACGTCAGCGTACTCGGAGATTTGGTGGCTCGGAGTGAACAATTGCGGTTGACCTTATTGGGCCGCTACGTGTACGGAGACAACCACGGGAGTTTACAGGTAAGGAATGGTCGCGGAACCATTAAGTTGGACTTCTTCATTACCAAGCGATTGTTTTGGTACGCGTCGGCCTATGTCGAGAACGATTTTCTTCAAAATCTCAAGCTGAGAACGGCGATCTCCAGTGGACCGGGATATCAATTCATCGAGCGCGGAGACTTTAACGGTATTTTTAAAGACATGACGTTTTACGCCGAGGCCGGTCCGACGTATTTCAACGAGGACTACCGTAATAATAGCCTCACCGGGGATCGGGCGAGCTTTCGCGCGCGTGTCGCAATGAAATGGGATTGGCCGCTGTTTGATGGTCGAGTGACGCTCTACCACTACAACGAGATTTTCCCCTCGGTCCAGAATGCATCGGACTTCTTCTTTACGATGGATAACGGGGTTCGCATGAAGATCATTGCCGGTCTGGCGAGCGGGTTCCAGGTGACCACGCGCTACAACAATCGGCCGCCTGCAGGAACGAGCGATACTGATAACTTGTACTTATTCACGCTAGGGTATGCATTCGACACCACTCGCAAACGCTAG
- the mscL gene encoding large-conductance mechanosensitive channel protein MscL, with amino-acid sequence MLKEFKEFAMKGNVLDMAIGVIIGGAFGKIVSSMVSDVLMPPIGLMMGKVDFSSLFIDLSRTSPPSLAAAKAAGAPTLNYGVFLQSVFDFLIIAFVIFMLVKQVNRFKNEAPPPAPPAPPEPTNEEKLLREIRDLLKNRQ; translated from the coding sequence ATGTTAAAGGAATTCAAAGAATTTGCCATGAAGGGCAATGTTCTGGATATGGCGATCGGTGTGATTATCGGTGGGGCATTCGGGAAGATTGTGTCGTCCATGGTCAGCGACGTCCTCATGCCGCCGATCGGATTAATGATGGGCAAGGTTGATTTTTCCAGTTTGTTCATCGATTTATCCAGGACGTCTCCACCGTCGTTAGCTGCGGCAAAAGCGGCTGGAGCTCCCACGCTGAATTACGGAGTTTTTTTGCAAAGTGTGTTTGATTTCCTTATCATCGCATTTGTCATCTTCATGTTGGTCAAACAGGTGAATCGGTTCAAAAATGAAGCTCCACCACCAGCACCACCTGCGCCGCCGGAACCAACCAATGAAGAAAAGTTATTGAGAGAGATCCGCGATCTCCTCAAGAACCGTCAATAA
- a CDS encoding OmpA family protein, producing MRTFETAVVVTGLVALVGCSSSAKHTGSYIKQPEVCIDKKWYGYHLGSGCPSTVQAVASDPTADRLAALERERQRLADELEAARRQNGDLSRRVGELERQLADREHEISHLRSGSSDQDALSSQLSSARGDIGQLQSERDRLAAELAAAKQRMADLEAQLADRDKDLSGLRGDLSAEMAKLKQAERGLIRALKPQIDEKNITVDLNNERLLINLASGYLFGSGEDQLKPGGADALKQVGSILKDFPEYQVHVEGHTDNRPILGALKKKFPSNKELSEARAANAAQALAGGGFSGAHSMGAADTKPVVSNATSEGRAKNRRVEISVTK from the coding sequence ATGCGAACGTTCGAAACCGCCGTGGTCGTAACAGGGCTGGTTGCCTTAGTCGGCTGTTCTTCGTCTGCCAAGCACACTGGTTCTTATATTAAGCAGCCGGAAGTGTGCATCGACAAGAAATGGTACGGCTATCACCTGGGAAGCGGATGCCCTTCTACGGTACAAGCGGTGGCATCCGATCCAACAGCTGATCGCCTGGCGGCTCTTGAGCGGGAACGTCAACGGTTGGCTGATGAGCTCGAAGCCGCGCGGAGACAAAATGGAGATCTGAGCCGCCGGGTGGGTGAGTTAGAACGGCAACTGGCGGACCGCGAACATGAGATTTCCCATCTTCGCTCTGGATCGAGTGATCAGGATGCCTTGTCGAGCCAGCTTTCGTCGGCCAGAGGCGATATCGGTCAGTTGCAAAGTGAACGGGATAGGCTTGCAGCAGAATTGGCCGCCGCGAAGCAGCGGATGGCGGATCTTGAGGCACAGCTGGCCGATCGAGACAAAGACCTTTCGGGCCTTCGGGGTGACCTCTCTGCGGAAATGGCAAAATTGAAGCAGGCAGAGCGGGGATTGATCCGGGCACTCAAGCCGCAAATCGATGAAAAGAATATCACCGTCGATCTGAATAACGAGCGGTTGCTCATCAATCTGGCATCAGGCTATTTATTTGGGTCCGGTGAGGACCAGCTCAAGCCGGGAGGAGCGGATGCGCTTAAGCAGGTTGGTTCCATCCTGAAGGATTTTCCGGAGTATCAGGTGCATGTCGAAGGTCACACCGACAATCGGCCGATTCTCGGCGCATTGAAAAAGAAATTCCCGTCCAATAAGGAATTGTCCGAAGCGCGTGCAGCGAACGCCGCGCAAGCCTTAGCAGGCGGTGGGTTTTCAGGTGCCCATTCAATGGGAGCAGCCGATACCAAACCGGTGGTGTCCAATGCGACCAGTGAAGGACGGGCCAAAAATCGCCGCGTCGAAATCAGCGTGACCAAGTAG
- a CDS encoding DUF1810 family protein, translated as MNNAGLGPRLRECTQLVLNVEGRSADEIFGYPDNLKFRSCMTLFMSATPDNTLFKDALLKYFDGRPDQMTLDILAQQTF; from the coding sequence GTGAATAATGCGGGCTTAGGTCCCAGACTTCGAGAATGTACCCAGCTTGTTCTGAACGTGGAAGGACGCAGCGCTGACGAAATCTTCGGCTATCCCGACAATTTGAAATTCCGCTCCTGCATGACCCTGTTTATGAGCGCGACTCCCGACAACACGCTCTTCAAAGATGCCCTGCTCAAGTACTTCGACGGCAGGCCTGACCAGATGACTCTCGATATCCTGGCACAGCAGACATTTTAG
- a CDS encoding DUF1810 family protein, which yields MADSFNLHRLLNVQTPVYGTILTKLRAGEKSTHWIWFIFPQIAGLELAIKVSPKRLSVNLL from the coding sequence ATGGCTGACTCCTTCAACCTCCACCGCCTTCTCAACGTCCAAACACCCGTCTACGGCACGATCCTCACCAAACTCCGCGCCGGGGAAAAGTCCACTCACTGGATCTGGTTCATCTTCCCGCAGATCGCCGGTCTTGAATTAGCAATCAAGGTGAGCCCCAAAAGACTCAGCGTGAATCTTTTGTGA
- a CDS encoding BrnT family toxin — protein MTRLPGVEGFNWDEANLAKNWEKHRVTPWECEQVFFNLPLVVADDLAHSMVEPRYYVLGQTDAGRRLFIVFTIRRRRIRIISARDMSPKERRMYRDQTQKKTDVQE, from the coding sequence ATGACGCGACTGCCGGGTGTGGAAGGGTTTAATTGGGACGAGGCAAATCTTGCCAAGAATTGGGAGAAGCACCGGGTGACTCCGTGGGAATGCGAGCAGGTCTTCTTCAATCTGCCGCTGGTGGTCGCCGATGACCTCGCTCATTCTATGGTGGAGCCTCGATATTACGTGCTGGGACAGACTGATGCCGGACGCCGCTTGTTTATCGTCTTCACCATCCGTCGACGGCGTATCCGCATTATTTCAGCCAGAGATATGAGTCCCAAGGAGCGGAGGATGTATCGTGACCAAACTCAAAAAAAGACCGACGTTCAAGAGTGA
- a CDS encoding BrnA antitoxin family protein — MTKLKKRPTFKSEKQEAEFWASHDSTEYVDYSKSRRMVFPRLKPSTETISLRLPKSLLDQLKTIANKRDVPYQTLLKLFVLERVQAELHHKPAKAS, encoded by the coding sequence GTGACCAAACTCAAAAAAAGACCGACGTTCAAGAGTGAGAAACAGGAAGCTGAGTTTTGGGCGTCACACGACTCAACGGAGTATGTCGACTACTCCAAGAGCCGTCGGATGGTGTTTCCCCGGTTGAAGCCATCCACCGAGACGATCTCGCTTCGTCTGCCGAAATCCCTCTTGGATCAACTCAAGACGATCGCGAACAAACGCGACGTTCCGTATCAGACACTGCTCAAGCTCTTCGTGCTCGAACGTGTCCAGGCCGAGTTGCATCACAAACCCGCCAAAGCCTCTTAG
- a CDS encoding DUF1810 domain-containing protein encodes MSDAYNLHRFLDAQELVHDTVLAELRAGRKSSHWIWFIFPQIAGLGHSSMAQQFAIGSLNEAKAYFQHPILGPRLRECTQLVLNVEGRSAEEIFPYPDNLKFRSCMTLFMVATTDNALFKSALLKYFDGQPDQVTLDILARQNMPRC; translated from the coding sequence ATGAGCGACGCTTACAATCTCCACCGCTTCCTCGATGCCCAAGAGCTCGTCCACGACACTGTCCTCGCTGAGCTCCGAGCCGGAAGAAAGTCCAGCCACTGGATCTGGTTTATCTTTCCGCAGATCGCCGGTCTTGGTCACAGCAGCATGGCGCAGCAATTCGCCATTGGCTCACTCAATGAGGCCAAGGCATATTTCCAACACCCAATCCTAGGCCCTAGACTCAGAGAATGTACTCAGCTTGTTCTGAATGTGGAAGGACGCAGCGCTGAGGAGATCTTCCCCTACCCGGACAATCTGAAATTCCGCTCCTGCATGACCTTGTTTATGGTAGCTACCACCGACAACGCACTCTTCAAATCCGCCCTACTCAAATACTTCGACGGCCAACCCGACCAAGTCACGCTGGATATCCTGGCGCGGCAAAACATGCCACGGTGCTAG
- a CDS encoding type II toxin-antitoxin system RelE/ParE family toxin: MKIRNFIHKGLQRLYLDGSAKGVPPDTVDKLRKMFAFLEVMSSADEVRALTSWKAHTLTGDRKGTVSLSVTRNRRLTFRVDTAEQEIYDVNFEDYH; encoded by the coding sequence GTGAAGATACGGAACTTTATTCATAAAGGCTTGCAACGACTTTATCTGGACGGCAGCGCCAAGGGTGTACCGCCAGATACCGTGGACAAGCTGCGGAAGATGTTCGCGTTTCTGGAGGTGATGAGCAGTGCCGACGAAGTGCGCGCCCTCACCTCATGGAAGGCGCACACGTTGACCGGCGACCGTAAAGGCACGGTTAGCTTGAGCGTGACACGCAACCGCCGCTTGACGTTCCGCGTTGATACCGCGGAACAAGAAATTTATGACGTGAATTTCGAGGATTATCACTAG
- a CDS encoding HigA family addiction module antitoxin, protein MPMKNPPHPGDFIRTEIIQPAGLSVTAAAAVLDVSRPALSNLLNGKADLTGDMALRIEKAFGVKMDTLMKMQSNYDIAETRRREKEIKGVRRFHATLHP, encoded by the coding sequence ATGCCCATGAAGAACCCCCCCCACCCCGGCGATTTTATCCGAACGGAAATTATTCAACCGGCTGGCCTGTCCGTGACCGCCGCCGCCGCCGTGCTGGATGTGTCGCGCCCTGCCCTCTCGAATCTATTGAACGGCAAGGCCGACCTGACCGGTGATATGGCTTTGCGGATCGAAAAGGCGTTCGGCGTCAAAATGGATACATTGATGAAGATGCAATCCAACTATGACATTGCTGAGACGCGCCGCCGGGAGAAGGAAATCAAAGGTGTGCGGCGCTTCCATGCGACGCTGCACCCGTGA
- a CDS encoding DUF1810 family protein, with product MSDDYNLQRFLSAQAPTYDTVLEELRAGRKASHWIWFFFPQIANLGHSAMA from the coding sequence ATGAGTGATGACTACAACTTACAACGCTTCCTCAGCGCCCAAGCGCCCACCTACGACACAGTCCTTGAAGAGTTACGGGCCGGGAGAAAGGCCAGCCACTGGATCTGGTTCTTCTTTCCGCAGATCGCCAATCTTGGTCACAGTGCAATGGCGTAG
- a CDS encoding IS30 family transposase, whose translation MPYQHLTLEERSMMAPMRMLGWSIRSIAAQLGRAPSTISRELRRNGDGSGAYAGYWAHCDAQRRRRNIRRSHLTSGMLATYVQEKLQCRWSPEQIAHRVRVDYPHATQMRISHQTIYTWLAADHRTGGSWSRYLRHHCRRRKRYGSGPRAPRLKGRVSLAERPAIAQRRGRLGDWEGDLVVGRGQRGFVATHVDRRSRFLLAAKVSRRTATEVTVATRKLLHPLPAHVRRTLTVDNGSEWASFRCLQRTLGLQVYFAAPYAAWERGTNENTNGLLRDYFPKQTDFSTITAHRLASVVEELNNRPRKCLAYRTPAEVFARAAGVALQP comes from the coding sequence ATGCCCTATCAGCACCTCACCTTGGAAGAACGGTCAATGATGGCCCCGATGCGAATGCTTGGCTGGTCTATTCGGTCCATTGCAGCCCAGCTCGGGCGAGCGCCGAGTACCATCAGCCGGGAACTGCGACGGAACGGTGATGGAAGTGGAGCCTATGCTGGGTACTGGGCCCATTGCGATGCGCAGCGCCGTCGCCGTAACATTCGGCGGTCACATCTGACGAGTGGTATGCTGGCAACTTATGTCCAAGAGAAGCTGCAGTGCCGCTGGTCGCCCGAACAGATTGCTCACCGTGTGCGGGTTGACTATCCCCACGCCACTCAGATGCGGATCAGCCATCAAACGATCTATACATGGTTGGCAGCTGATCACCGCACGGGAGGATCTTGGTCGCGGTACCTCCGCCACCATTGTCGGCGTCGGAAACGCTACGGGAGTGGGCCGCGTGCTCCACGCCTCAAAGGACGCGTGTCTCTCGCCGAGCGACCGGCCATTGCACAACGCCGAGGACGCCTGGGAGATTGGGAAGGGGATCTCGTGGTCGGTCGAGGCCAGCGCGGCTTCGTGGCTACGCACGTGGACCGGCGCAGTCGCTTTCTTCTGGCGGCCAAGGTGTCACGCCGGACTGCTACAGAGGTCACGGTGGCCACGCGGAAACTTCTGCACCCGCTTCCAGCGCATGTACGGCGGACCCTCACCGTGGATAACGGGAGTGAATGGGCGTCGTTTCGCTGTCTTCAACGGACCCTGGGGCTCCAGGTGTACTTTGCCGCTCCCTATGCGGCATGGGAACGTGGGACGAATGAGAACACCAACGGCTTATTACGCGATTATTTCCCGAAACAGACGGATTTCTCCACGATCACGGCACACCGACTTGCGTCGGTCGTGGAGGAATTGAATAATCGACCCCGGAAATGCCTCGCCTATCGGACCCCAGCCGAAGTCTTTGCGCGGGCCGCAGGTGTTGCACTTCAACCTTGA